A window of the Butyricimonas virosa genome harbors these coding sequences:
- a CDS encoding M3 family metallopeptidase: MKKTVILLLSVTALVTSCKDGAKPVNNPLMQKFETPFQAPPFDKIKLVDYKPAFEEGMKQHKAEIEAIVNNPEEPTFENTIVALDKAGELLNRTSAIFFNLYEAMKNDEMQQLAMEISPAVTAHGDEINMNPKLFARIKALYDKRETLGLDALALRTLKLYYNDFVRGGANLNDADKAKMMQINGELAKLSLQYGDNLLKETNAFTLVVDNENDLVGLPETAIAAAAAEAKDRGMEGKWVFTVQKPSMIPFLTYAQNRDLREKLYKGYYMRGNNDNANDNKAVLAKMVNLRTEKAKLLGFDTYAACVVDVNMAKTPKAIYDFMGRVWEPALKVAKQELAEMQAIATKEGMKYKLESWDWWYYAEKLRKQKYDLDESEMAPYLKLENVRDGMFAVANKLYGITMHKRTDIPLYHPQVETYEVKDVDGTSLGILYLDYYTRASKSAGAWMTEFRHYTKVNGQEEMPLVSVVYNFSPAVGDAPVLLSWDDTETMFHEFGHALHGFFTRGDYQRIAGTIPYDMVELPSQVMENWASEPEVLKMYGKHYQTGETMPDALIQKIQESGHFNQGFATVEYVAAALLDMDWYSNTEVKDFDINAFEKASMDKYGLIREILPRYRSTYFSHIFDGGYSAGYYVYLWAEVLDADAFQAFKSSGDIYNKELAAKFRKYVLSEGGYADPMQQYIKFRGQEPSEDPLLHKRGLK; this comes from the coding sequence ATGAAAAAGACCGTTATATTACTTTTGAGTGTTACTGCGTTAGTAACATCTTGTAAGGATGGTGCTAAACCAGTGAACAATCCGTTGATGCAGAAGTTTGAAACCCCGTTTCAAGCTCCTCCTTTTGATAAGATAAAACTGGTGGATTACAAGCCGGCTTTCGAGGAAGGTATGAAACAGCATAAGGCTGAAATTGAGGCTATCGTGAATAACCCGGAAGAACCGACTTTCGAGAACACGATCGTGGCGCTTGACAAGGCCGGGGAGTTGTTGAACCGGACGTCTGCGATATTCTTCAACCTGTATGAAGCGATGAAGAATGACGAAATGCAGCAATTAGCCATGGAAATCAGTCCTGCCGTAACAGCCCATGGGGATGAGATTAACATGAATCCTAAATTGTTTGCCCGGATCAAGGCATTGTATGACAAACGAGAGACTTTAGGATTGGATGCTCTGGCTTTGCGTACGTTGAAACTGTATTACAATGATTTCGTGCGTGGTGGTGCGAATCTAAATGATGCAGATAAGGCCAAAATGATGCAAATTAATGGTGAATTGGCTAAATTGAGTTTGCAATATGGTGATAACCTGTTGAAAGAAACCAATGCTTTCACGTTGGTTGTTGATAACGAGAATGATTTGGTCGGACTTCCGGAGACTGCCATTGCCGCCGCTGCTGCCGAGGCTAAAGACCGGGGAATGGAAGGTAAGTGGGTTTTCACGGTTCAAAAGCCAAGTATGATTCCTTTCCTGACATATGCTCAAAATCGTGATTTGCGGGAGAAGTTGTACAAAGGGTATTACATGCGCGGGAATAATGACAATGCTAATGATAATAAGGCAGTGTTAGCGAAAATGGTGAACTTGAGAACGGAGAAAGCTAAGTTGCTGGGATTTGACACCTATGCTGCTTGCGTGGTAGACGTGAATATGGCCAAAACCCCGAAGGCTATCTATGATTTCATGGGACGCGTGTGGGAACCGGCATTGAAAGTTGCCAAACAGGAGTTGGCTGAAATGCAGGCTATTGCCACGAAAGAAGGGATGAAGTATAAACTGGAAAGTTGGGATTGGTGGTATTACGCGGAGAAATTGCGGAAACAAAAATATGATCTGGACGAATCCGAGATGGCTCCTTATCTGAAATTGGAAAACGTGCGGGATGGAATGTTTGCGGTTGCCAATAAATTGTATGGAATCACCATGCATAAAAGAACGGATATTCCGTTATATCACCCGCAAGTGGAGACTTACGAGGTGAAAGATGTTGACGGAACTTCTCTCGGAATTTTGTATTTGGATTATTATACTCGTGCTAGCAAGTCGGCAGGAGCGTGGATGACTGAATTCCGTCACTACACGAAAGTAAACGGACAGGAAGAAATGCCGTTAGTTTCCGTGGTTTATAATTTCTCTCCGGCCGTGGGGGATGCTCCCGTTTTGTTGAGCTGGGATGACACGGAAACGATGTTTCATGAATTCGGACACGCCTTGCACGGATTCTTTACTCGTGGCGATTACCAGCGGATTGCGGGTACTATTCCTTACGACATGGTAGAGTTACCTTCACAGGTGATGGAGAATTGGGCGAGCGAACCAGAAGTGTTGAAAATGTATGGAAAACATTACCAGACAGGTGAGACTATGCCGGATGCGTTAATCCAGAAAATACAGGAAAGTGGACATTTTAACCAGGGATTCGCGACGGTAGAATACGTGGCAGCAGCTTTATTGGATATGGATTGGTACTCTAATACAGAAGTGAAAGATTTTGACATAAACGCTTTTGAGAAAGCCTCTATGGATAAATACGGTTTGATCAGAGAGATATTACCTCGCTATCGTTCCACGTATTTCTCTCATATATTCGATGGTGGCTACAGTGCCGGATATTACGTGTATCTCTGGGCCGAAGTACTGGATGCTGACGCATTCCAGGCTTTCAAGTCTTCCGGGGATATTTACAATAAAGAGCTGGCAGCCAAGTTTAGAAAATATGTTTTGTCTGAAGGAGGATATGCTGATCCCATGCAGCAGTATATCAAATTCCGCGGTCAGGAACCGTCGGAGGATCCTTTGTTGCATAAGAGAGGATTAAAATAA